A window from Desulfovibrio subterraneus encodes these proteins:
- a CDS encoding HD-GYP domain-containing protein, whose amino-acid sequence MGFTEYPIHVDQLCVGVFVRLDTAEISLPFPSRSFKIDKQEQIDIIRASGLKHVICVLDKCDKLPIPLDEAQADSAKAEAGPRTPVSKELLGLKRETIERNKERKARFARFEKQYDQTMVSVNKVMRRISSKSGEAVDEAGELVRAMVDTFLGDADVVVGLMTNKPTDEKKHYHALNITVLSMMVGKDMGLDAEAMHILGMGGLFHDIGKGRVPIQQLKGGKATAMSSVLKSHYTSHPEQGARQALEMPGFPRQAVRIILEHHEAMDGSGFPKGLSGDAIMPYARIVHVVDAYENLLNDENGGATPHEALKWLFAMAKKAGTLDARIVSVFIRCLGVYPPGTLVQLSNGATGMVLATNPAKAARPTVLIYHADVPRKEALVVDLAVEDELEVSATIKADDLPREVYAYLSPVSQYNYYAESMPKGS is encoded by the coding sequence ATGGGCTTCACTGAATATCCGATACATGTGGATCAGCTGTGTGTGGGCGTTTTCGTGCGTCTGGATACGGCTGAGATCTCGCTGCCCTTTCCCTCCCGCAGTTTCAAGATAGATAAGCAGGAGCAGATAGATATCATTCGTGCGTCCGGCTTAAAGCACGTCATCTGCGTGCTGGACAAGTGCGACAAACTGCCCATTCCCCTTGATGAGGCGCAGGCCGATTCCGCCAAGGCCGAAGCTGGCCCCCGTACCCCCGTATCCAAGGAACTGCTGGGCCTCAAGCGCGAAACCATTGAGCGCAACAAGGAACGCAAGGCCCGCTTTGCCCGCTTTGAGAAGCAGTACGATCAGACCATGGTCAGCGTGAACAAAGTGATGCGGCGCATATCATCCAAATCGGGTGAGGCCGTTGATGAGGCCGGTGAACTCGTCCGCGCCATGGTGGATACCTTTCTCGGCGATGCCGACGTGGTTGTGGGCCTGATGACAAACAAGCCCACCGATGAGAAAAAGCACTACCACGCGCTCAACATAACCGTGCTTTCCATGATGGTTGGCAAGGATATGGGGCTGGATGCCGAGGCCATGCATATTCTTGGCATGGGCGGTCTTTTCCACGATATAGGCAAGGGCAGGGTACCCATTCAGCAGCTCAAGGGCGGCAAGGCCACGGCCATGAGTTCCGTGCTGAAATCGCACTATACCTCCCACCCTGAGCAGGGGGCAAGGCAGGCGCTGGAAATGCCCGGTTTTCCCCGGCAGGCCGTGCGCATCATCCTTGAGCATCACGAAGCAATGGACGGTTCCGGTTTCCCCAAGGGATTGAGCGGAGACGCCATCATGCCCTATGCGCGTATCGTGCATGTGGTGGACGCCTATGAAAATTTGCTCAACGATGAAAACGGCGGCGCAACCCCGCACGAGGCGCTGAAGTGGCTGTTTGCCATGGCCAAGAAGGCTGGCACGCTGGATGCCCGCATTGTCTCCGTGTTCATCCGCTGCCTCGGCGTGTACCCGCCGGGAACGCTGGTGCAGCTTTCCAACGGCGCAACAGGTATGGTGCTGGCCACCAATCCCGCAAAGGCGGCGCGCCCCACCGTGCTCATCTACCATGCTGATGTTCCGCGCAAGGAAGCGCTGGTGGTTGATCTGGCCGTGGAGGATGAACTGGAAGTTTCCGCCACCATCAAGGCCGACGATCTGCCCCGTGAAGTCTACGCCTACCTCTCGCCTGTTTCGCAATACAATTACTACGCCGAGTCCATGCCCAAGGGGAGCTGA
- the gltX gene encoding glutamate--tRNA ligase, which yields MTNPVDSRQVVTRFAPSPTGHLHIGGARTAIFSWLLARKMGGRFVLRIEDTDRERSRQEYTDAILESMRWLGLDWDADPIYQSQRDDVYNKYIDRLIEEGKAYWCECSPEEVEAMREAAREAGDKPKYNGRCRARNLGPGEGRVVRFKAPVSGKTSWVDLVKGPLGFDNTELDDMIIRRSDGSPTYNLAVVVDDHEQNITHVLRGDDHVSNTPKQIMLYEALGFPIPKFGHVPMILGSDRKKLSKRHGALSVMEYEKMGFLPQALVNYLVRLGWAYGDQEIFELQELIEKFSTDGLSSSPAGFDPDKLQWLNAHYMKATPDAELAGLVYPFVEAAGFAGADKGYVAALVPLLKERAKDLPELAEAMRFMLVADAELAYDEAAVAKALTEEGKKHVAGMRALFAGLESFTKETTHDVMAKYVEDNGLKFKAVGPPLRVALVGAMGGPNLPDVMEVLGKERTLARMDRAVAL from the coding sequence ATGACGAATCCTGTTGATTCCCGTCAGGTTGTCACCCGTTTCGCCCCCTCACCCACGGGGCATCTGCATATCGGCGGTGCGCGTACCGCCATTTTCAGCTGGCTGCTTGCCCGCAAGATGGGCGGCCGTTTTGTGCTGCGCATTGAGGATACGGACCGCGAACGTTCCAGACAGGAATACACGGACGCCATTCTCGAATCCATGCGCTGGCTCGGGCTGGACTGGGATGCGGACCCCATCTATCAGAGCCAGCGTGACGATGTGTACAACAAATACATCGACCGCCTTATCGAAGAGGGCAAGGCCTACTGGTGCGAGTGCTCTCCCGAAGAAGTGGAGGCCATGCGCGAGGCTGCCCGCGAAGCCGGAGACAAGCCTAAGTACAATGGCAGGTGCCGTGCGCGGAATCTCGGCCCTGGCGAAGGCCGCGTGGTGCGTTTCAAGGCTCCCGTGAGCGGCAAGACCTCGTGGGTGGACCTTGTGAAGGGCCCCCTCGGGTTCGACAACACTGAACTGGACGACATGATCATCCGCCGCAGCGACGGATCGCCCACCTACAACCTTGCCGTTGTGGTGGACGACCACGAACAGAACATCACCCATGTGCTGCGCGGTGACGACCATGTGAGCAACACGCCCAAGCAGATCATGCTGTACGAGGCGCTGGGCTTTCCCATTCCCAAGTTCGGCCATGTGCCCATGATTCTGGGTTCCGACCGCAAAAAGCTTTCCAAGCGTCATGGCGCGCTTTCCGTCATGGAATATGAGAAGATGGGCTTCCTGCCGCAGGCTCTGGTGAACTATCTGGTTCGCCTCGGCTGGGCATACGGCGATCAGGAAATCTTCGAGCTGCAGGAGCTGATCGAGAAGTTTTCCACCGATGGTCTCAGTTCTTCGCCTGCGGGCTTCGACCCTGACAAGCTGCAGTGGCTGAACGCTCATTACATGAAGGCCACTCCCGATGCAGAGCTGGCCGGTCTCGTATATCCCTTTGTGGAAGCAGCCGGTTTTGCCGGAGCCGACAAGGGCTATGTGGCCGCGCTGGTGCCGCTTTTGAAGGAACGCGCCAAGGATTTGCCCGAACTGGCAGAAGCCATGCGCTTCATGCTTGTTGCGGATGCCGAGCTTGCCTATGACGAGGCTGCGGTTGCCAAGGCCCTGACCGAAGAAGGCAAAAAGCATGTGGCCGGTATGCGTGCCCTGTTCGCAGGACTGGAATCCTTTACCAAGGAGACCACCCACGATGTGATGGCCAAGTACGTGGAAGACAACGGCCTGAAGTTCAAGGCCGTAGGTCCGCCCCTGCGTGTGGCTCTTGTTGGTGCCATGGGCGGCCCCAACCTGCCGGACGTGATGGAAGTGCTGGGCAAGGAACGCACCCTCGCCCGTATGGACCGTGCAGTAGCCCTGTAA
- a CDS encoding NifU family protein, with product MRDKVEAALAKVRPYLQNDGGDVELVEITDKGIVMVRLTGRCKGCPMSKVTLRNTVERFVLKEVREVKGVEAVEE from the coding sequence ATGAGAGATAAAGTGGAAGCCGCATTGGCCAAGGTACGTCCGTACCTGCAGAACGACGGCGGAGATGTGGAACTTGTGGAGATTACCGACAAGGGTATCGTGATGGTCCGCCTGACCGGACGCTGCAAGGGCTGCCCCATGTCCAAGGTCACCCTGCGCAACACCGTTGAGCGCTTTGTGCTCAAGGAAGTGCGCGAAGTGAAGGGTGTGGAAGCCGTCGAAGAATAG
- a CDS encoding DUF2156 domain-containing protein, whose product MSDLQFSPISLDRMHEYNERFAKCPSPSSDYSFTNLWGWAEEYGLEWAWSTTHVWVRQTRPDVRYWAPLGPWNEVDWSQCPLLKAGERVFNRVPQQLMELWQAQLGDRVQVEEARGQWDYLYSAEELATLSGNKFHKKKNHVNQFKKQYMFEYHPLTPDCVEHVIALQEEWCQWRECEESEALLAENEAIVRVLEEWDVIPGLVGGAIYIDGEMAAYTVGEKLTEDTLVVHFEKARNGYRGAYQAINNLFVAAEGADYTYVNREQDLDDEGLRKAKLSYHPVDFLRKYTVTVAPA is encoded by the coding sequence ATGTCAGACCTGCAGTTTAGTCCGATCTCGCTTGATCGGATGCACGAATATAACGAACGTTTTGCCAAGTGCCCGTCGCCTTCATCGGACTACAGCTTCACCAACCTGTGGGGCTGGGCCGAGGAATACGGGCTGGAATGGGCGTGGAGCACCACGCACGTGTGGGTGCGCCAGACCCGGCCCGATGTGCGCTACTGGGCGCCGCTTGGCCCGTGGAACGAAGTGGACTGGTCGCAGTGTCCGCTTCTCAAAGCCGGCGAGCGGGTGTTCAACCGTGTGCCCCAGCAGCTCATGGAGCTTTGGCAGGCACAGCTTGGCGACCGCGTGCAGGTGGAAGAAGCCCGCGGGCAGTGGGATTATCTCTACAGCGCGGAAGAACTGGCTACCCTGAGCGGGAACAAGTTTCACAAGAAGAAGAACCATGTGAACCAGTTCAAGAAGCAGTACATGTTTGAGTATCACCCCCTTACGCCGGACTGCGTGGAGCATGTGATTGCCCTGCAGGAAGAATGGTGCCAGTGGCGTGAATGTGAAGAATCCGAAGCCCTGCTTGCGGAGAACGAAGCCATTGTGCGCGTGCTGGAAGAGTGGGATGTCATTCCCGGTCTGGTGGGCGGCGCTATCTACATTGACGGCGAGATGGCCGCGTATACAGTGGGCGAGAAGCTCACGGAAGATACGCTGGTGGTGCATTTTGAAAAGGCCCGCAACGGATATCGCGGCGCATACCAGGCCATCAACAATCTCTTTGTGGCTGCCGAAGGTGCCGACTACACCTATGTGAACCGCGAGCAGGACCTTGATGACGAAGGGCTGCGAAAGGCCAAGCTGAGTTACCACCCCGTTGATTTTCTCAGAAAGTATACGGTGACGGTTGCTCCGGCCTGA
- a CDS encoding MATE family efflux transporter encodes MSMKAAPETDQASYRNIWNLSWPQIVMMFFHFSIGFIDVWVAGQIDRSVQAAVGLISQSLFFFLVIGMAVANGSVAAISQSFGAGLRRRAFRYIGLVLYIGLIFGSAIWVVGRLFKWQFLGILQVPDEILPVTGYFLDVFLMLLPAYYLMVVTNAVFRAQKLVVVPLASTAIAAVVNAFTDFGFGLGWFGLPNFGYKGVAWATFASVTAATLFNVYMLYHHGLLKAETFPPLRWVRKGLPYLLKVALPTGGMQLLWHLGYMVLFAITASLPNDNVNALAGMTAGMRVESLLFLPAFAFNMTGSILVGNSLGAGRKDEALRIALRLTGIACGSMTLVAVCMYPFIDPLAAFLAPEPAVARQAVNYLLYNILSIPFTVASMTLGGIMTGAGATIYTFAVYSSATWLVRLPIAYTLGHFVWKDAEGVYLAMLISQIFQSSAMMYILLKRDWYRFSMMKRNNKGCRTEEECCPPPLEGAKTNVRPAV; translated from the coding sequence ATGTCTATGAAAGCAGCGCCTGAAACAGATCAGGCTTCGTATAGAAATATCTGGAACCTCTCGTGGCCGCAGATCGTGATGATGTTCTTCCACTTTTCCATCGGGTTTATCGATGTGTGGGTGGCCGGGCAGATTGACCGAAGCGTGCAGGCAGCGGTGGGGCTTATTTCCCAGAGTCTGTTCTTCTTTCTCGTTATCGGCATGGCGGTGGCCAACGGCAGCGTTGCGGCCATAAGCCAGTCGTTCGGTGCGGGGCTGCGGCGCAGGGCTTTTCGCTATATCGGGCTGGTGCTCTATATCGGCCTGATTTTCGGCTCGGCCATATGGGTGGTGGGGCGGCTTTTCAAGTGGCAGTTCCTCGGCATTCTGCAGGTTCCGGATGAGATTTTGCCTGTAACGGGCTATTTTCTCGATGTGTTCCTGATGCTGTTGCCCGCCTATTACCTGATGGTGGTGACCAACGCGGTATTCAGGGCTCAGAAACTTGTGGTTGTGCCGCTTGCCTCCACGGCCATTGCGGCCGTGGTGAACGCGTTTACGGACTTCGGGTTCGGTCTTGGCTGGTTCGGCCTGCCGAACTTCGGCTACAAGGGGGTGGCATGGGCCACCTTTGCCTCCGTCACGGCAGCCACACTGTTCAACGTGTACATGCTGTACCATCACGGCCTGCTCAAGGCGGAGACCTTTCCCCCTCTGCGCTGGGTGCGCAAGGGCCTGCCGTATCTGCTGAAGGTGGCGCTGCCCACGGGCGGCATGCAGCTGTTGTGGCATCTCGGCTATATGGTGCTGTTTGCCATTACGGCCTCGCTGCCCAACGATAATGTGAACGCGCTTGCGGGCATGACGGCGGGCATGCGTGTGGAGTCTCTGCTGTTTCTGCCGGCGTTTGCCTTCAACATGACGGGCAGCATTCTGGTGGGGAACAGTCTCGGCGCGGGCCGCAAGGATGAGGCACTGCGCATAGCCCTGCGTCTGACGGGTATTGCCTGCGGTTCCATGACCCTTGTGGCCGTGTGCATGTATCCGTTCATTGATCCGCTTGCGGCGTTTCTGGCACCGGAACCCGCGGTTGCCAGACAGGCGGTGAACTATCTTTTGTATAACATCCTTTCCATCCCGTTCACGGTGGCCAGCATGACGCTGGGCGGCATAATGACCGGAGCGGGGGCCACCATATACACCTTTGCGGTATACAGCTCCGCAACGTGGCTGGTGCGCCTGCCCATAGCCTATACGCTTGGCCACTTTGTGTGGAAGGATGCTGAAGGCGTGTATCTTGCCATGCTGATTTCCCAGATATTCCAGTCCAGCGCGATGATGTATATCCTGCTCAAGCGCGACTGGTACCGGTTCAGCATGATGAAGCGCAACAACAAGGGGTGCAGGACCGAGGAAGAATGCTGTCCTCCCCCGCTTGAAGGAGCGAAGACCAATGTCAGACCTGCAGTTTAG